The Natronosalvus caseinilyticus genome includes a region encoding these proteins:
- a CDS encoding type B DNA-directed DNA polymerase, which yields MPFTIDYLDDGRILEWESVANGAVVTERDDYTPRFYVAPRSPDVDIDLTNLRTVYERHPDVVATEVVSRRTGFRRDEEDVLAVDVGHIDRVTTLARQARQLSDYPVGDLACFNVDLSREFRYCLENEVNPLPASDLSTLRLSVPITETSGDVYTELSVGGDTVTGPPADILTAVQAALEQHDPDVLVCSTSQIIPTLYGMATSAGVDDFSLSRWGGVDYQQLASRSTYASYGRVGHSPARYNVPGRAIIDESNTFFFGETNIDGVLDLVSRSRKPIQEAAWASIGNVLTAIQVCEAHERKVLVPWNSWRHEAYKSMGMLHDADRGGFIFAPEVGLHEDVHELDFSSLYPNIICTRNVSPDVIRCECHRGRDDVPGLGYSICDERSYLVDVLQPIIDAREEIKAAIRREQERDDPGEERLEELEGRSGALKWILVACFGYQGFNNAKYGRIECHEAINAFAREILLTAKQRLEAGGWRVVHGIVDSIWVTPDPDVDDDQRENIDALATEITEAVDIRLEYEAHYDWVAFVPQRESDAGALTKYFGKVAGEDEFKIRGIESRQRSTPSFIEKVQRECLERLDATRSPRAVLGCLKRAIKTLHGGGVPMEQLVERNRVSKPLEGYTQNTQNVAALKRARDQDLAVYPGQDIKYVVVNDEKTSRERVALAHEEFDAYDSSYYETQLIRAVESILSPLGWDRTDIRRELAETQELDLTEFAGAKSK from the coding sequence ATGCCGTTCACAATCGACTACCTCGATGACGGCCGCATCCTTGAATGGGAATCAGTAGCCAACGGTGCCGTCGTAACCGAACGTGACGACTACACACCGCGTTTCTATGTAGCCCCACGCTCACCCGATGTAGATATCGACCTCACGAACCTTCGAACGGTCTACGAGCGTCACCCGGATGTTGTCGCGACCGAGGTAGTCTCCCGGCGGACCGGCTTCCGTCGCGACGAGGAGGACGTTCTCGCCGTCGACGTCGGTCACATTGACCGCGTGACGACCCTCGCCCGGCAGGCACGCCAGTTGTCCGACTATCCGGTTGGGGATCTCGCCTGCTTCAACGTCGACCTTTCACGAGAGTTCAGGTACTGTCTCGAGAACGAGGTAAACCCGTTGCCGGCGAGCGACCTCTCCACACTCCGACTCAGCGTCCCGATAACGGAGACGAGTGGCGACGTGTACACTGAACTGTCCGTCGGCGGCGATACGGTTACAGGCCCGCCAGCAGACATCCTGACGGCAGTCCAGGCGGCGCTCGAGCAACACGACCCGGATGTCCTCGTCTGCTCGACGAGCCAGATCATTCCGACCCTGTACGGGATGGCTACCAGCGCCGGCGTCGACGACTTCTCGCTGAGTCGATGGGGTGGCGTCGATTACCAGCAACTCGCGAGTCGATCGACCTACGCAAGCTACGGACGGGTCGGGCACTCCCCGGCGCGATACAACGTGCCTGGGCGAGCAATCATCGACGAGAGTAACACCTTCTTTTTCGGCGAGACCAATATTGATGGCGTCCTCGACCTCGTCTCGCGGTCACGCAAACCGATTCAGGAGGCAGCCTGGGCGTCAATTGGCAACGTTCTCACAGCTATCCAGGTCTGCGAAGCCCACGAGCGAAAAGTCCTCGTTCCGTGGAACTCCTGGCGGCACGAGGCGTACAAATCGATGGGGATGCTCCACGACGCTGACCGTGGTGGGTTCATCTTCGCGCCGGAGGTCGGACTCCACGAGGATGTCCATGAACTCGACTTCTCATCCTTGTACCCGAATATCATCTGCACGCGGAACGTGTCACCCGACGTGATCCGGTGTGAGTGCCATCGCGGCCGCGACGATGTTCCCGGCCTCGGCTATTCGATCTGTGACGAACGCAGCTACCTCGTCGATGTCCTCCAGCCGATTATCGATGCGCGTGAGGAGATCAAGGCCGCGATCCGTCGCGAACAAGAACGGGACGACCCTGGCGAGGAACGCCTCGAAGAACTCGAAGGGCGGTCGGGAGCCCTGAAATGGATACTCGTCGCCTGCTTCGGGTACCAAGGATTTAACAATGCGAAATATGGGAGAATTGAGTGTCATGAGGCGATCAACGCATTCGCTCGCGAAATTCTGTTGACGGCGAAGCAACGCCTCGAAGCTGGTGGCTGGCGTGTCGTCCACGGCATTGTCGATTCGATTTGGGTGACACCGGATCCGGACGTCGACGACGATCAGCGAGAGAATATAGACGCGCTTGCGACCGAGATCACCGAAGCAGTCGACATTCGTCTCGAGTACGAAGCCCACTACGATTGGGTGGCGTTCGTGCCCCAACGCGAGAGTGACGCCGGTGCGTTGACGAAGTATTTCGGAAAGGTCGCTGGCGAAGACGAGTTCAAAATCCGTGGCATTGAATCCCGACAGCGGTCGACACCGTCGTTCATCGAGAAGGTCCAGCGGGAGTGTCTCGAACGGCTCGACGCAACTCGATCCCCAAGAGCCGTCCTTGGTTGCCTCAAACGGGCAATCAAAACACTCCATGGGGGTGGGGTGCCGATGGAGCAGCTCGTCGAGCGGAACCGAGTCTCCAAACCCCTTGAGGGCTATACACAGAACACCCAGAACGTCGCGGCCCTGAAGCGTGCTCGCGACCAGGATCTCGCAGTTTATCCTGGCCAAGATATCAAGTATGTAGTCGTCAACGACGAGAAAACCTCGCGGGAGCGTGTCGCCCTCGCCCACGAAGAGTTCGATGCGTACGACTCGTCGTACTACGAAACCCAGCTCATCCGTGCTGTTGAAAGCATTCTCTCCCCGCTCGGGTGGGATCGAACAGATATTCGGCGGGAACTCGCCGAGACACAGGAGTTGGATCTGACAGAGTTCGCAGGTGCTAAGTCTAAATGA
- a CDS encoding PD-(D/E)XK nuclease family protein, producing the protein MPVTRAKSFESLYDEVRDYDLVIVPDAPLASGLNRRLDRAHLGVFAITPRRLAAGRRERAEDRSAFLELVTTTDLEWKQAAYAIGNTLQCWEHQGSVDAVLDYDAYTDAATETTVEQLSTLDTTSRRLGEYQIDDSKDVAVVGHDQLTTLERSILPAQYDTFDPFTDAAFDRPPFHIFDSSTAIVDAVLDIVSSDNAEDVAVVVDRGSEYPTLVESALEAADIPFIGGPGFADEQHHRGFVQFLRAVTRGTETRVRTIRSVLSQLGIAVDIEHDDKRLQDVDADSLRWFQEFSAKIGETTFAGALTVYERQAEISLDAFRDELEALGIATDAVTRQDIDRLEFYLQSYEVPVDREHEGVLLADAKSAAYVDRPVVFYLGLDETWTHSPPRRPWVDRDAEFTRNLTQFQLLLQNGTEQYYLVQDTIGGSPATPCLYFEDLIEDDFERFSDLASVTLGRAFSAARNGFEKESLDVSTTQIDTVSQSSLSTYVNSPRDYLFSRLVDGPDKDYFKEGNLFHDFAEFYVNHPDLIDEETIEDLVDVILEEAGSFVRRVDRPTRRTRYRIGLETIVELLDERTPEGDDLLTPNSGWGQNFFADHFGRAVDSPFTERWFENENLGLKGKIDLVHGPTHLLDYKSGRRKRASRVVKNSALDPPSDTPNFQALLYLAHRRSERPGERLQFTFFHFLETLDDVVAGEADLDETLTTIEYHPTPFEEHARSRAMFEALRDDGAKNCQKTLSKMEYADYQSAFETAPLPATRDSDELIDSEFGQAMQTRLQECVGEYKYVSSGCKQLLRQLARVRSRNYFEEDLDAFETFVTERITELNQRRAGEERFPVNGLAGEPNYRRVDNRDLLLDHD; encoded by the coding sequence GTGCCAGTTACGCGGGCAAAATCATTTGAGTCCCTCTACGACGAAGTCCGTGACTATGACCTCGTCATCGTTCCTGATGCACCGCTTGCCAGTGGGTTGAACCGACGTCTTGATCGGGCTCATCTCGGTGTATTTGCCATCACGCCACGTCGACTCGCAGCGGGCCGCCGCGAACGCGCCGAGGACCGGAGCGCCTTTCTCGAACTCGTAACGACTACCGACCTCGAGTGGAAGCAGGCTGCATACGCGATAGGCAACACGCTCCAATGTTGGGAGCATCAGGGCAGCGTTGACGCTGTTCTCGACTACGACGCCTACACCGACGCCGCGACGGAGACTACCGTCGAACAGCTCTCAACGCTCGACACGACCTCCCGCCGACTCGGCGAGTACCAGATCGACGACAGCAAAGACGTCGCTGTCGTCGGCCACGACCAACTCACGACCCTCGAACGATCGATTCTCCCCGCGCAGTACGATACGTTCGATCCGTTCACCGATGCCGCATTCGACCGACCGCCGTTCCACATTTTCGACTCAAGTACAGCAATCGTTGATGCTGTACTCGACATCGTTTCCTCTGACAACGCAGAAGACGTTGCCGTCGTCGTGGATCGCGGCAGTGAATACCCAACACTCGTCGAGAGTGCGCTCGAAGCCGCCGACATTCCGTTTATCGGTGGCCCTGGATTCGCCGACGAACAGCACCACCGCGGATTCGTCCAGTTCCTTCGCGCCGTCACTCGCGGGACGGAGACGCGCGTGAGAACAATTCGTTCCGTCCTCTCCCAGCTCGGGATCGCTGTCGACATCGAACACGACGACAAACGGCTACAGGATGTCGACGCCGACAGTCTCAGGTGGTTCCAGGAGTTCAGCGCGAAGATCGGCGAGACCACGTTCGCTGGAGCACTTACAGTGTACGAACGACAGGCCGAAATCAGCCTCGATGCGTTCCGAGATGAACTCGAGGCGCTCGGGATCGCGACTGACGCGGTCACCAGACAGGACATCGATCGGCTTGAATTCTACCTCCAGAGCTACGAAGTCCCTGTCGACCGCGAACACGAAGGGGTTCTCCTGGCCGACGCAAAATCCGCGGCCTACGTGGACCGCCCCGTCGTATTCTATCTCGGCCTCGACGAAACGTGGACTCACTCTCCACCTCGTCGCCCGTGGGTCGACCGTGACGCCGAATTCACTCGGAACCTGACGCAGTTTCAGCTTCTCCTCCAGAACGGCACCGAACAGTATTATCTCGTTCAGGACACCATCGGTGGGTCGCCCGCGACGCCGTGTCTCTACTTCGAGGATCTCATCGAGGACGACTTCGAACGCTTCAGCGATCTCGCCTCAGTGACTCTCGGACGGGCCTTCAGTGCGGCACGAAACGGGTTCGAGAAAGAATCGCTTGACGTCTCAACGACGCAGATCGATACCGTCAGCCAGTCCAGTCTGAGTACGTACGTCAACAGCCCCCGTGATTACCTCTTCAGCCGGCTTGTCGACGGCCCTGATAAAGACTACTTCAAGGAGGGGAATCTCTTCCACGACTTCGCCGAGTTCTATGTCAACCATCCCGATTTGATCGACGAGGAGACCATCGAAGACCTTGTGGACGTGATTCTCGAGGAGGCGGGATCATTCGTTCGGCGCGTCGACCGTCCAACGCGCCGTACCAGGTACCGGATCGGACTCGAAACCATCGTCGAGCTACTCGACGAACGCACCCCGGAGGGCGACGACCTGCTCACTCCGAATAGCGGGTGGGGGCAGAATTTCTTCGCGGACCATTTTGGCAGAGCAGTCGATTCACCGTTCACGGAGCGCTGGTTCGAAAACGAAAATCTCGGACTGAAAGGCAAGATCGACCTCGTTCATGGTCCGACTCACCTCCTCGACTACAAGAGTGGGCGTCGGAAACGGGCGTCCCGCGTCGTCAAGAACTCCGCGCTCGATCCACCAAGCGATACGCCGAACTTCCAGGCACTTCTCTATCTCGCCCACCGCCGTAGCGAGCGCCCAGGAGAGCGCCTGCAGTTCACGTTCTTCCACTTTCTCGAGACGCTCGACGACGTCGTCGCCGGCGAGGCGGACTTAGATGAGACGCTGACCACCATCGAATATCACCCGACCCCGTTCGAGGAGCACGCCCGGTCGCGGGCCATGTTCGAAGCGCTTCGCGATGATGGGGCGAAGAACTGCCAGAAGACGCTCTCGAAGATGGAGTACGCTGATTACCAGTCCGCGTTCGAGACGGCCCCGCTACCGGCGACACGCGACAGTGACGAACTCATCGACTCCGAGTTCGGGCAGGCGATGCAAACCCGACTGCAGGAGTGTGTCGGCGAGTACAAATACGTCTCGTCGGGCTGTAAACAGCTACTTCGCCAGCTGGCACGAGTTCGGAGTCGAAACTACTTCGAAGAGGATCTCGACGCCTTCGAGACGTTCGTCACCGAGCGTATAACGGAACTGAATCAGCGACGGGCTGGCGAAGAACGCTTCCCTGTGAACGGGCTCGCCGGTGAACCGAACTACCGTCGCGTGGACAACCGCGACCTCCTTCTTGACCATGACTGA
- a CDS encoding Cdc6/Cdc18 family protein, with translation MAGDETNSENPYKTLDSNPYGTSIEIFADESVLKEDWQPEKLPEREPELEEIRNALAPATRGVNAHNLFLYGKTGQGKTVAIDHEIELLQEYADSSDELNLSVIKTSANNQTTSYQLCAHLIKEIRGGTKKPSGIDQQSMFDLLYQEISNLEDTVIIVIDEIDAIGSNDELLYELPRARKNGHIEDQWVSVIGISNNLQFRDNLSPKVKDSLYDSEIEFAPYNANQLTTILERRAERAFVDGVLDGEVIPLCSAFAAQDEGSARQAIRLLYKAGELALNRDDEGVVEQHVREARDILERKRIEEGMRSLTTQDQFALLSVVALEIDEETPARTRQVFQKYKSIVDRLDGNQLVERRVRDHLQSLGMQGFLLAETRNTGIQGGSHYRFELKTDLEATLDILGEDDRIDDVVEDLVEIASAKRLM, from the coding sequence ATGGCCGGTGATGAAACGAACTCAGAGAATCCCTACAAGACACTTGACAGCAATCCCTACGGCACGTCGATTGAGATCTTCGCCGATGAAAGTGTCTTGAAAGAAGATTGGCAACCTGAGAAGCTCCCCGAGAGAGAACCTGAGCTCGAGGAGATTAGGAACGCACTCGCCCCCGCAACAAGAGGGGTGAACGCACACAATCTATTTCTCTACGGGAAAACCGGCCAAGGAAAAACCGTTGCTATCGACCACGAAATCGAGTTGCTCCAAGAGTACGCCGACAGTAGTGATGAACTCAATCTAAGTGTCATCAAGACGAGCGCGAACAATCAAACAACGAGCTATCAACTCTGTGCGCATCTCATCAAGGAGATCCGTGGGGGGACGAAGAAGCCGAGTGGTATCGACCAACAATCGATGTTCGACCTCCTCTATCAAGAAATCAGCAATCTCGAAGACACCGTCATCATCGTCATCGACGAGATCGATGCAATCGGAAGTAACGACGAACTCCTGTATGAGCTCCCGAGAGCGCGGAAAAACGGCCACATCGAGGATCAATGGGTGAGTGTGATCGGGATTAGCAACAATCTCCAATTCCGTGATAATCTTTCGCCGAAGGTCAAAGACTCCCTCTACGATTCTGAAATCGAATTTGCTCCGTACAACGCCAATCAGTTGACGACAATTCTGGAGCGGCGTGCGGAACGTGCTTTCGTTGATGGTGTTCTCGATGGCGAGGTTATTCCGTTGTGTTCAGCATTCGCTGCCCAAGACGAAGGCAGCGCTCGACAGGCAATTCGTCTCTTGTATAAAGCGGGCGAATTAGCGCTCAACCGTGATGATGAGGGCGTAGTTGAACAACACGTACGCGAAGCTCGCGATATCCTCGAACGGAAACGAATTGAGGAAGGGATGCGAAGTCTGACGACACAGGATCAGTTCGCCCTTCTCTCTGTCGTGGCACTCGAGATTGACGAAGAGACGCCGGCCCGGACGCGCCAAGTATTCCAGAAGTACAAATCAATCGTCGACCGGCTAGATGGGAATCAACTCGTTGAGCGTCGCGTCCGTGACCATCTCCAAAGTCTCGGAATGCAGGGATTCCTCCTCGCTGAAACTCGAAACACGGGTATTCAGGGTGGGTCTCACTACCGGTTCGAGCTGAAAACAGATCTCGAAGCTACTCTCGATATCCTCGGTGAAGACGACCGCATTGATGATGTCGTTGAGGACCTAGTTGAAATTGCGTCTGCGAAGCGACTGATGTGA
- a CDS encoding RNA-guided endonuclease InsQ/TnpB family protein: protein MNYNYRYRLRPSDALEERLAWTVDTCRQVYNHFLHRLNRTDDTSAYSEQKLLPSLKKWWDDLKQVHSKVLQKVVQRLYDNLSTLRGRKENGYRVGTLKWKAPGEYRSFTYSQSGFKLKNTSGRTKLWLSKLGDIPTTFHRDLPDAADIKTVTVKREPTGTWYAILGVETPDDPPEKPENPERCVGIDVGIIKYAHDTDGTTVESLDLSNERERLERAQRNLSRKEHGSANWEQQRHVVAERHTELKNKRRDFLHKLSNYYAHEYDLVAVEDLDAKGLVELPGNSRNRAGAAWGTFLQMLEYKCEREGTYFVAVNPRGTTKECASCGVSTEKPLWVREHSCPACGFEADRDANAAWNILSRGIKQLGAGRSESPPVETALPVDTSVSAKRVVETGSPTLKREPSGER, encoded by the coding sequence ATGAACTACAACTACAGGTATCGACTCCGACCGTCCGACGCTCTCGAAGAGCGGTTAGCGTGGACTGTCGATACCTGTAGACAGGTCTACAACCACTTCCTTCACCGACTCAACCGCACTGACGACACCTCGGCGTACTCCGAGCAGAAGCTCCTACCGAGTCTCAAGAAGTGGTGGGATGACCTGAAACAAGTTCACTCGAAAGTCCTACAGAAAGTTGTGCAGCGGTTGTATGACAACCTTTCGACGCTCCGAGGACGCAAGGAGAACGGCTACCGCGTCGGGACGCTCAAGTGGAAAGCACCAGGCGAGTACCGCAGTTTCACCTACAGTCAATCCGGCTTCAAGCTCAAGAACACGAGCGGTCGGACAAAACTGTGGCTCTCGAAACTCGGAGACATACCCACCACCTTCCACCGCGACCTACCCGACGCCGCCGACATCAAGACCGTCACCGTCAAACGCGAACCCACCGGTACGTGGTACGCCATCCTCGGCGTCGAAACCCCCGACGACCCGCCGGAGAAGCCCGAGAATCCTGAGCGATGCGTCGGTATTGACGTAGGGATTATCAAGTACGCTCACGACACTGACGGGACTACTGTTGAATCGCTCGACTTGAGCAATGAACGCGAGCGGTTGGAACGTGCACAGCGCAACCTCTCACGGAAGGAACACGGGTCTGCGAATTGGGAGCAACAACGTCACGTCGTGGCCGAACGCCACACCGAGTTGAAGAACAAGCGCCGCGACTTCTTGCACAAGTTGTCGAACTACTACGCCCACGAATACGACCTCGTGGCCGTAGAGGACTTGGACGCAAAGGGGTTGGTGGAACTACCGGGCAACTCGCGGAACCGCGCAGGTGCGGCGTGGGGGACGTTCCTACAGATGCTTGAATACAAGTGCGAGCGCGAAGGAACGTACTTCGTTGCCGTGAATCCACGCGGGACGACCAAGGAGTGCGCGTCCTGTGGCGTTTCGACTGAGAAACCGCTATGGGTCCGCGAACACTCCTGTCCCGCTTGCGGGTTCGAGGCAGATAGAGACGCGAACGCAGCGTGGAACATTCTTTCTCGCGGCATCAAGCAGTTAGGAGCGGGACGCTCCGAATCACCGCCTGTGGAGACTGCGCTCCCTGTGGATACGTCCGTATCTGCAAAGCGCGTCGTCGAAACAGGAAGCCCCACCCTCAAGCGCGAGCCGTCAGGTGAGCGGTAG